A genomic stretch from Alteribacter keqinensis includes:
- the leuB gene encoding 3-isopropylmalate dehydrogenase produces the protein MTKNIVLLPGDGIGQEVIQAAKAVLDTVSEEYGHSFSYQTESIGGSAVDEHGTPLPDQTVEACKKADAVLLGAVGGPKWDTYPSHLRPEKGLLGIRKALGLFANLRPVKGFEKLLHASPLKEEVVKDSDLLIVRELTGGLYFGTPSERQNNGQSVVDTLSYTRHEIERIVDKAFESAQLRRNRLTSVDKANVLESSKLWREVVEEKKAQYPDVEVEHLLVDAAAMKLITNPSQFDVIVTENMFGDILSDEASVLTGSLGMLPSASVREDGVGLYEPVHGSAPDIAGQGIANPLAMILSTALMLRHSFGLDHEAQIIENAVKEALDRGYHTADLQVHGGQKLRTKEMTEKVVEYIKSESTSNCIMSCYA, from the coding sequence ATGACAAAAAACATCGTACTTTTACCCGGTGACGGGATCGGGCAGGAAGTCATTCAAGCGGCAAAAGCTGTCCTGGATACTGTCAGTGAAGAATATGGTCATTCGTTTTCCTATCAGACTGAATCGATTGGAGGCAGTGCCGTGGATGAACATGGCACTCCCCTCCCCGATCAGACTGTTGAAGCGTGCAAAAAAGCCGATGCTGTCCTTTTAGGCGCTGTTGGAGGTCCGAAATGGGATACGTATCCCTCCCACCTCCGTCCCGAAAAAGGCCTTCTCGGTATCCGGAAAGCACTTGGTCTTTTTGCCAACCTGCGGCCGGTTAAAGGGTTTGAAAAGCTCCTCCACGCTTCTCCATTAAAAGAAGAAGTCGTAAAAGACAGCGACCTGCTAATCGTTAGGGAATTGACCGGAGGCCTTTACTTCGGCACCCCGAGTGAAAGGCAGAATAACGGTCAATCCGTTGTAGATACGCTGTCCTATACCCGTCATGAAATTGAACGTATCGTTGATAAGGCGTTTGAAAGTGCACAGCTCCGCCGTAATCGGCTCACATCGGTTGATAAAGCAAACGTTCTTGAATCGAGTAAGCTGTGGCGTGAAGTGGTAGAAGAGAAAAAAGCCCAGTACCCGGATGTTGAGGTAGAACACCTTCTCGTTGATGCCGCAGCCATGAAGCTGATCACGAACCCTTCCCAGTTTGACGTTATCGTAACGGAAAACATGTTCGGGGACATTTTAAGTGATGAGGCCTCGGTTCTTACAGGATCTCTTGGAATGCTCCCTTCGGCAAGCGTCCGCGAAGACGGTGTAGGGCTTTATGAACCGGTGCACGGGTCAGCCCCTGATATTGCCGGTCAAGGGATTGCAAATCCCCTGGCAATGATTTTATCCACTGCTCTCATGCTCCGCCATTCATTCGGCCTCGATCATGAGGCACAGATTATTGAAAATGCCGTTAAAGAAGCTCTTGACCGCGGCTATCATACAGCTGACCTTCAAGTACATGGCGGTCAGAAGCTCAGAACAAAAGAAATGACCGAAAAAGTAGTCGAATATATCAAATCAGAAAGCACATCTAATTGCATCATGAGTTGCTACGCATAA